A stretch of the Candidatus Jettenia sp. AMX2 genome encodes the following:
- a CDS encoding ChaN family lipoprotein: MTKREIVGKPSSSEKVMDFILPELTPTGYHTFKVVKNVAKRLWIKGVSKTIVAFLGLNFLFPLHAFPEANRLKHFPSKVELDDIVHVPTGIKVQFSDLNPFFDCARILYVGEIHANMAAHQVQLKVLKACFEKFGERLAIGMEMFTSPYQPVLDLWVAGKIDEKKFLEDVRWDKEWGYDYNLYRDILDFAREKKIPVIALNAPKDLLKMVREKGLKYLSYKERNLLPEIDTDVFFHKVYLRKAIGEHADVATDFERYHDIQSLWDEYMAQTITDYLSSLEGKDKKFLAFAGNGHIIYDLGIPKRAFRRDPSPYYTIYTAEFQAGRPTADEALFSPEIPLEPADFIWAIAVTKEHKKRIYLGIQLQTTGDNRLVIQEIVPKSPAEKAGLMVGDIVVTVDDKEMKSVMDLIHYLQTKQFGDICYVKINREGTMISYPITLFEIERE; encoded by the coding sequence TTGACAAAGAGAGAGATCGTGGGAAAACCGTCATCTTCCGAAAAAGTAATGGATTTTATACTTCCGGAACTGACACCAACCGGGTATCATACCTTCAAGGTTGTGAAAAATGTTGCAAAACGCCTTTGGATAAAGGGTGTTTCAAAAACAATCGTGGCATTTTTAGGACTAAACTTCTTATTTCCCCTGCATGCCTTTCCGGAAGCAAACAGATTAAAACATTTCCCTTCAAAGGTTGAACTTGACGACATCGTTCACGTTCCAACAGGAATTAAGGTGCAATTTTCTGATCTTAACCCTTTTTTTGATTGCGCCCGGATACTCTATGTCGGAGAGATCCATGCTAATATGGCTGCCCATCAGGTACAGTTAAAAGTACTCAAGGCTTGTTTTGAAAAATTCGGCGAGAGGTTAGCCATTGGCATGGAGATGTTCACCAGTCCCTATCAACCCGTCTTGGATTTGTGGGTTGCAGGTAAGATTGATGAAAAAAAATTCTTAGAGGATGTGCGATGGGATAAGGAATGGGGATATGATTACAATTTATACAGGGACATCCTTGACTTTGCCCGTGAAAAGAAAATCCCGGTAATCGCCTTAAATGCACCAAAAGATCTCCTGAAAATGGTTCGCGAGAAAGGACTGAAGTATTTAAGCTATAAAGAGAGAAATCTGTTACCTGAAATTGATACCGATGTCTTCTTTCACAAGGTTTATCTCCGGAAGGCAATCGGGGAGCATGCAGACGTTGCAACAGATTTTGAAAGATATCATGATATACAATCCTTATGGGATGAATATATGGCGCAAACGATTACCGATTATTTATCCTCTCTCGAGGGAAAGGATAAAAAATTCCTGGCCTTTGCAGGAAATGGCCATATAATTTATGATTTGGGTATTCCAAAAAGGGCGTTTCGCCGTGACCCTTCACCTTATTACACCATTTATACGGCTGAATTTCAGGCAGGAAGGCCTACGGCCGATGAAGCGTTGTTCTCGCCGGAAATCCCTTTAGAACCAGCCGATTTCATCTGGGCAATCGCTGTAACCAAAGAGCATAAAAAAAGGATATATCTGGGAATACAACTTCAAACAACAGGCGATAACAGGCTAGTCATACAGGAAATAGTACCCAAAAGCCCGGCAGAAAAAGCAGGACTTATGGTAGGAGATATTGTTGTAACAGTTGATGATAAAGAAATGAAAAGTGTCATGGACCTGATTCATTATCTCCAGACAAAGCAATTTGGCGACATCTGTTATGTCAAGATTAACCGGGAGGGAACAATGATATCGTATCCAATTACCCTTTTCGAAATAGAACGGGAATAA